Proteins encoded together in one Maridesulfovibrio ferrireducens window:
- a CDS encoding ParA family protein: MENDISDIELTETVKHAKVIAIANQKGGVGKTTTALTLGEALTRLNKKVLVIDLDPHANASVHLSFFPETVTMTAHNLFFDDANYKTIWLQIVQKRATVGFDFVPACIRLSELENDLKDRKNKGMVLSNALSGITDQYDYVLIDCPPHVGVLLVNAIVASDLVLIPIQTDFLALYGIRLLFDTIKVLNKVLPSPVKFKALPTMYDGRAGACRKILNLIRRKLQDRVFSTVVHMDTKFREACASGKVIYAIDEKSRGALEYMQLAREIIRNEDA, translated from the coding sequence ATGGAAAATGATATATCGGACATAGAGCTTACTGAGACTGTGAAACATGCGAAAGTTATAGCTATTGCAAATCAAAAGGGAGGCGTCGGCAAAACAACCACAGCTTTGACACTTGGAGAAGCATTAACCCGCCTTAATAAAAAGGTGTTGGTTATAGATCTTGATCCTCATGCAAATGCTTCGGTTCATTTGTCTTTCTTTCCAGAAACAGTAACCATGACGGCTCATAATCTGTTTTTTGACGATGCGAATTATAAGACGATTTGGTTGCAAATAGTACAGAAGCGAGCCACCGTAGGATTTGATTTTGTTCCGGCCTGTATAAGGCTCTCTGAATTGGAAAATGATCTTAAGGATAGAAAGAATAAGGGGATGGTTTTATCTAATGCTCTTAGCGGGATAACCGATCAGTATGATTATGTACTGATTGATTGTCCTCCCCATGTCGGGGTGCTTCTGGTTAACGCTATTGTTGCATCGGATCTGGTCCTTATTCCGATTCAGACCGATTTTCTGGCTCTTTACGGGATAAGATTGCTGTTTGATACAATTAAGGTGCTGAATAAAGTGCTACCGAGTCCTGTCAAGTTCAAGGCTTTGCCTACAATGTATGACGGAAGGGCCGGGGCTTGTCGAAAAATTTTGAATCTTATCAGGCGAAAGCTGCAAGATAGGGTTTTCAGCACAGTGGTGCACATGGATACGAAATTTAGAGAGGCATGCGCCAGCGGTAAAGTCATCTATGCTATTGATGAGAAATCCCGAGGTGCTTTGGAATACATGCAACTGGCGAGAGAGATTATTAGAAATGAAGACGCCTGA
- a CDS encoding response regulator codes for MPKHILIVDDSKTVRNLVAFIMKKEGFKVSTAEDGLDGLEKLYSLEKVDLIISDVNMPRMDGFTYIKTVREQEAYKDIPIIVLSTEGQEKDIQTGLNLGANLYMVKPAQPEKMVKNIKMLLG; via the coding sequence ATGCCTAAACATATTCTGATAGTGGACGATTCAAAGACTGTAAGGAATCTCGTGGCCTTCATTATGAAGAAGGAAGGTTTTAAGGTCAGCACTGCCGAAGATGGTTTGGACGGGCTTGAAAAACTTTACAGCCTTGAAAAAGTTGATCTTATTATTTCTGATGTTAATATGCCCAGAATGGATGGTTTCACTTATATTAAGACCGTTCGCGAGCAAGAAGCATATAAGGACATTCCTATTATTGTGCTTTCTACTGAAGGTCAGGAGAAGGATATTCAGACTGGATTAAATTTGGGAGCTAATTTATATATGGTAAAGCCAGCGCAACCCGAAAAGATGGTCAAGAATATTAAAATGTTATTAGGTTAG
- a CDS encoding chemotaxis response regulator protein-glutamate methylesterase, producing MINVVVIDDSAFMRKAISTMLEKDPGIKVVATARDGEEGLTMIRKHNPDVITLDIEMPKMDGLTALRHIMMEMPKPVIMVSSLTTEGAESTLKAMDLGAVDFIPKQLSKVSLDIVKIETDLISKVKSVARRRMRPVPRMRPASTVARRPAVSPRGNSGRPKRDVVMIGVSTGGPPAVQKILSSLPKDFPAGIVIAQHMPKAFTGPFANRLNSVSQLTVKEAETGDRLVPGCVFVAPGGSHLIIDQKISRIELIVTSEPSESLYKPSANVLATSVANAVGRRALGVILTGMGNDGRDGIRDLKSKGGRAIAQSDSSCVVYGMPKAIVDDGLADEIVDIDDMAEAIINNLYL from the coding sequence GTGATAAATGTCGTAGTAATTGATGATTCTGCTTTCATGCGTAAAGCCATCAGCACTATGCTGGAGAAAGATCCCGGCATAAAAGTTGTTGCTACCGCTCGCGATGGAGAGGAAGGCCTTACGATGATCAGGAAGCACAATCCTGATGTCATTACTTTGGATATTGAAATGCCTAAGATGGATGGGCTGACAGCATTACGTCATATAATGATGGAGATGCCAAAGCCTGTTATTATGGTCAGTTCATTGACAACTGAAGGTGCAGAATCAACACTGAAGGCTATGGATCTCGGCGCTGTTGACTTTATCCCTAAGCAGCTTTCTAAAGTTTCGCTTGATATCGTTAAAATTGAAACAGATTTGATTTCTAAGGTTAAGAGCGTTGCAAGGCGCAGGATGCGTCCTGTTCCCAGAATGCGTCCCGCTTCAACTGTAGCCAGACGTCCGGCTGTCTCTCCGCGAGGTAATAGCGGAAGACCTAAGAGGGACGTTGTTATGATCGGTGTGTCTACGGGGGGGCCTCCAGCAGTTCAAAAAATTTTATCGTCGTTGCCCAAAGATTTTCCGGCTGGTATAGTTATCGCTCAGCATATGCCTAAAGCGTTTACCGGGCCGTTTGCCAATCGGCTTAACAGTGTAAGTCAACTGACTGTAAAAGAAGCGGAGACCGGAGACAGACTTGTGCCGGGATGTGTTTTTGTTGCTCCGGGTGGCTCTCACTTGATAATTGATCAGAAAATAAGCAGAATTGAATTAATAGTCACATCTGAGCCTAGCGAATCTTTGTATAAACCTTCAGCAAATGTTCTGGCTACTTCTGTAGCAAACGCTGTAGGAAGACGGGCTTTAGGCGTTATTCTGACAGGTATGGGGAATGACGGTCGTGATGGTATTCGGGATCTGAAAAGTAAGGGAGGAAGGGCGATAGCCCAGAGTGATTCTTCCTGTGTCGTTTACGGCATGCCTAAGGCTATTGTTGATGATGGGCTTGCCGACGAAATTGTTGATATTGATGATATGGCTGAAGCTATTATCAATAATCTTTATTTGTAA
- a CDS encoding protein-glutamate O-methyltransferase CheR — protein sequence MSSLFSKTISLRKELKISDLEFTQLRDFIYDQAGIFIAVNRKYLLENRLANRLKELNLKTFGEYYYFLQYDSGRKLELNKLFEAITTNETSFYRNPPQLKVFQTKVLPAVLDNLRKLNRKRLRIWSAGCSTGEEPYTLAMIISEVLGAELKSWNIKITANDLSERVLKSARKGVYNEYSLRTTPKEIVNKYFEKSDKDYKVKAETKQLVSFGQINLSDRVQVKRVERSEIVFCRNVIIYFDEPMKKKVINAYYDNLLPGGYLIIGHSESLHNITRAFKPVHHPGAIIYQKLE from the coding sequence ATGTCTTCTCTGTTTTCAAAGACTATCTCACTTCGAAAAGAGTTAAAAATTTCTGATCTGGAATTTACCCAGTTAAGAGATTTTATATATGATCAGGCTGGAATTTTTATTGCAGTGAATCGTAAATATCTGCTTGAAAATCGTCTTGCCAATCGTTTGAAAGAGCTGAATTTGAAGACCTTTGGTGAGTATTATTATTTTTTACAGTATGATTCAGGGCGGAAGCTCGAACTCAATAAGCTTTTTGAAGCTATTACTACCAATGAGACTAGTTTTTACAGGAATCCTCCACAGTTGAAAGTTTTTCAGACTAAGGTTTTACCCGCTGTTCTGGATAACCTTCGTAAGCTGAACAGGAAACGCCTTCGTATCTGGTCTGCCGGTTGCTCTACAGGTGAAGAGCCGTATACTCTTGCGATGATTATCAGTGAGGTTCTCGGCGCTGAACTTAAAAGTTGGAATATTAAGATTACTGCTAACGATTTGTCTGAAAGAGTGCTCAAATCTGCACGAAAGGGTGTTTATAACGAATACTCATTAAGGACGACGCCAAAGGAGATAGTCAACAAATATTTTGAAAAGAGTGACAAGGATTATAAAGTTAAAGCCGAAACCAAGCAGTTGGTATCTTTTGGGCAAATTAATCTGAGTGATAGAGTTCAGGTTAAAAGAGTTGAAAGATCGGAGATAGTTTTCTGTAGAAACGTCATAATTTATTTTGATGAACCTATGAAGAAAAAAGTTATTAATGCTTATTATGATAACTTGTTGCCCGGAGGCTATTTGATAATAGGGCATTCAGAATCTTTGCATAACATTACAAGGGCCTTTAAGCCCGTGCATCATCCCGGTGCGATTATTTATCAGAAATTGGAATAA
- a CDS encoding chemotaxis protein CheW: MKTPEEYFVENVNLPGEEKQQDSYTDAESAFMDKYLGIGNRDVLDELKRVDPRRDSSLPGFMPAPEMDDFGGEGSAEGFEESLKESEEVQLVSFVVGEREYALPIVVIQEVVKKIPITLLPSAPGYMQGIINLRGRVTPVLDLRNLLHKGVGVSDKFVVVCRHKGLQLGLAISAVKTMYRAEKHQLVWGVESEIGVSAEFLLGLYKSGDKLVSILSVDRLVEQILKSEGEGHA; encoded by the coding sequence ATGAAGACGCCTGAAGAATATTTCGTAGAAAATGTAAATCTACCCGGTGAAGAAAAGCAGCAGGACAGTTATACTGATGCCGAATCTGCTTTCATGGATAAGTATCTTGGTATTGGGAACCGTGATGTTCTTGATGAACTGAAAAGAGTTGATCCTCGGAGAGATTCAAGTCTTCCCGGATTTATGCCCGCTCCTGAAATGGATGATTTCGGTGGAGAAGGGAGTGCTGAAGGTTTTGAAGAAAGTCTAAAAGAAAGTGAAGAAGTCCAGCTGGTTAGTTTTGTTGTAGGCGAAAGGGAATACGCTTTACCCATAGTTGTTATCCAGGAAGTTGTTAAAAAAATTCCTATAACGCTTCTTCCTTCAGCTCCGGGTTATATGCAGGGAATTATTAATCTCAGGGGAAGGGTTACTCCTGTTTTGGATTTAAGAAATCTTCTGCATAAAGGGGTAGGTGTATCTGATAAGTTCGTAGTTGTGTGCCGGCATAAAGGCCTTCAATTGGGGTTAGCCATTAGTGCCGTTAAGACAATGTATCGCGCGGAGAAACATCAACTTGTCTGGGGAGTGGAGTCAGAGATTGGGGTAAGTGCTGAATTTCTGCTTGGACTTTACAAATCCGGAGACAAATTGGTCAGTATTCTTTCTGTCGATCGGCTTGTAGAACAAATTTTAAAGAGTGAAGGTGAAGGACATGCCTAA
- a CDS encoding HEAT repeat domain-containing protein: MTDCAKVIEDLKNEDNEIVREAAFQAGEFGCEEAVPLLAELLKTSHLGLQEAADHALRHIGGKKTVQAVVPLLRSDEAPVRNLSMDILREVGAQDFPSLVALVHDDDPDIRIFATDILGSSDSFMAVEPLCDALLKDPEVNVRYQAAVSLGDLENPAAAKCLNKAMLDDEWVQYAVIEALAKIKHSSSVDALVKALNTSSDLVASMIIDALGEVGNIKAVTMLLRHLDTSPTALRNKIVKAIVGILGGKSLKLLSATEREKLREYMLIALKDEDEDIQDAAITGLSFVGGEKATDEVLKLASELDPDRDRDRLSEIIDNLSNLTMNPALVNAVNDGSFKKAAIAIDVLSRLEGTEVAQVLMDAFEGKERDLKRGILDALVKTAGEEAKDFFVGVLENEQDGTMIKAAIYFLGQKLGVKDESDKIFALLSHSYDDVKEAALDACVSIGGDDINQKFIDLFNSEEPIERLMSVYAMGKLDAAGNLELIQQALEDELPDIRKIALEALTDCAAGMDNLSLVVSRLNDENRDVRLTVIELMGKCYQPEVIPYIVQALQDDDDWVQIRAAEALGNHREQDALPHLIPKLDSPNKLVVLKVIEALGAIGGTLAFQALLEASNAGGDPEIMQAAEEAIFKIQEKQGDGN, translated from the coding sequence ATGACGGACTGTGCGAAAGTTATTGAAGATCTGAAAAATGAAGACAATGAGATTGTCCGCGAAGCTGCTTTTCAAGCCGGAGAATTCGGTTGTGAGGAAGCTGTGCCTTTGCTGGCTGAGCTTTTAAAGACCAGTCATTTGGGTCTGCAGGAAGCGGCCGATCATGCACTTCGTCATATAGGTGGCAAAAAAACTGTACAGGCAGTTGTTCCTTTGCTGCGTTCCGATGAAGCTCCAGTCAGAAACCTGTCTATGGATATATTACGCGAAGTAGGCGCGCAGGATTTTCCTTCACTCGTTGCTCTGGTTCATGATGATGATCCGGATATAAGAATTTTTGCTACTGATATTTTGGGCTCTTCCGATAGTTTTATGGCTGTTGAGCCTCTTTGTGACGCCCTGCTTAAAGACCCGGAGGTCAACGTTCGTTATCAGGCTGCTGTCAGCCTCGGCGACCTTGAAAATCCGGCTGCGGCCAAGTGTCTCAACAAAGCTATGCTGGATGATGAGTGGGTTCAGTATGCGGTAATTGAAGCTCTTGCCAAGATTAAGCATTCCAGTTCCGTTGACGCTTTGGTTAAAGCTTTGAACACCAGCTCTGACCTTGTTGCGTCTATGATTATTGATGCCTTGGGCGAAGTCGGTAACATTAAAGCGGTTACGATGCTTTTGCGCCATCTTGATACTTCTCCTACTGCATTACGCAATAAAATTGTTAAGGCCATTGTCGGAATTCTTGGCGGAAAATCTCTTAAACTTTTATCTGCAACTGAGCGTGAGAAGTTAAGAGAATATATGCTCATTGCACTTAAAGATGAAGATGAAGATATTCAGGATGCTGCAATAACCGGTCTGAGCTTTGTCGGTGGTGAAAAGGCCACAGATGAGGTTCTTAAGCTGGCAAGTGAGCTTGATCCTGATCGCGATCGAGACAGGTTGTCTGAAATAATTGATAATCTGTCTAATTTAACTATGAACCCCGCTCTGGTTAATGCTGTAAATGACGGCAGTTTTAAGAAGGCCGCGATTGCTATAGATGTTTTGTCTAGACTTGAAGGAACGGAAGTTGCTCAGGTTTTGATGGATGCTTTTGAAGGCAAGGAAAGAGATCTTAAACGCGGAATTCTGGATGCTCTGGTGAAGACTGCCGGTGAAGAGGCAAAGGACTTTTTTGTAGGAGTCTTGGAGAATGAGCAGGATGGAACCATGATTAAGGCTGCGATCTATTTCTTAGGTCAGAAGCTTGGAGTCAAGGACGAATCCGATAAAATTTTTGCGTTGCTCAGTCATTCTTATGATGATGTTAAAGAGGCCGCTCTTGATGCTTGTGTGTCCATCGGAGGGGATGATATTAACCAGAAGTTTATTGATTTGTTTAACAGTGAAGAACCAATCGAAAGACTTATGTCCGTTTACGCGATGGGTAAGCTTGATGCTGCCGGTAATCTGGAGCTTATTCAGCAGGCCCTTGAAGATGAGTTGCCGGATATCAGAAAAATTGCCCTTGAGGCTTTGACTGACTGTGCGGCGGGTATGGATAATTTGTCTTTGGTTGTTTCCCGTTTGAATGATGAGAACAGGGATGTAAGACTTACGGTTATCGAGTTGATGGGCAAATGCTATCAACCTGAAGTTATACCTTATATAGTTCAGGCGTTGCAGGACGATGATGACTGGGTTCAGATTCGCGCTGCGGAAGCTCTAGGGAATCATCGCGAGCAAGATGCTCTGCCTCACCTTATTCCTAAACTGGACTCTCCTAATAAGCTTGTTGTTTTGAAAGTAATTGAAGCGTTGGGGGCAATAGGTGGAACTCTCGCATTTCAGGCTTTGCTTGAAGCTTCAAACGCCGGTGGTGATCCTGAAATAATGCAGGCCGCGGAAGAGGCTATTTTTAAAATTCAAGAAAAGCAAGGAGATGGAAATTAG